Proteins encoded by one window of Passer domesticus isolate bPasDom1 chromosome 10, bPasDom1.hap1, whole genome shotgun sequence:
- the LYPD6B gene encoding ly6/PLAUR domain-containing protein 6B, with protein MPGMGVLAAALLPFLILSGRWASAENINFYNIRPPLDPTPFPNSFKCFTCDNAVDNYNCNRWAEDRWCPESTRYCLTAHLFTARGESTSVTKRCATGEECHLVGCHRRGDSGHTECVSCCEGMICNVEIPTNATNAVFAVLQARRTAAGSRALPSLLPLLALLPLVTVALS; from the exons atGCCCGGGATGGGTGTGCTGGCCGCAGCCCTTCTCCCCTTCCTCATCCTCTCCGGACGCTGGGCTTCAGCTGAGAACATCAACTTCTACAACATCAGGCCTCCACTTGACC CCACTCCGTTCCCAAACAGTTTCAAGTGCTTCACCTGCGACAACGCAGTGGACAACTACAACTGCAACAGATGGGCTGAAGACAGGTGGTGTCCTGAGA GCACTCGGTACTGCCTGACCGCTCACCTGTTCACGGCGCGCGGGGAGAGCACCTCGGTCACCAAGAGATGCGCCACGGGCGAGGAGTGTCACCTGGTGGGGTGCCACCGCCGCGGGGACAGCGGCCACACG GAGTGTGTTTCCTGCTGTGAAGGCATGATCTGCAACGTGGAGATCCCCACCAACGCCACCAACGCGGTGTTCGCCGTGCTGCAGGCGCGCAGGACGGCCGCGGGCAGCCgcgccctgcccagcctgctgccactgctggcactgctgccactggTGACAGTGGCACTGTCCTGA